cacgtGACGCGGTGCGCTCgcggcattctgaaaagttgacaTTTTTCATCCCCATGCAGCGGTGACGCGCCTAGAAAAAGGAGCGTGTCGCACTGCATGCGTGTCGCACGTCTACaattaaaataacgaacttgcgcACGCAAAATGTGAACGGCCCCTTAGCCTCTTAAAGACGAGAATGTGTAATGTctttatattttatgatttgttttcatcttttttgcAGAAATATCCTCAACCGAAAgggcaaaagaaaaagaagatcgTCAAGTACGGGATGGGCGGTTTAATCATTCTCTTCCTCATTTGCATCATCTGGTTTCCCCTGCTCTTCATCTCATTGGTCAAATCGGTAGTGGGCGTGGTTAACCATCCGGTTGATGTCACAGTCACAGTGAGGCTTGGAGGCTACGAGGTAGAATACGTTTCACCTGAGGAACTTGTACTATttcacacatttgtttctattatGGCTTCATTTGATCTGCGTTGATTCTTGTCTTTTTTCAGCCAGTATTCACGATGAGCGTTCAGCAGCAGTCAATTCAGCCCTTCACCGAGCGCGACTACAATAGCCTCACCAGCCAGTTCGGAAAAAATGCTGTAAGTAAATGTCTAGGTTACATTTCTGTATTAAACGGCACCGTATcaaatttaattcatttattttttaactaattcgcaaccagtgttgggcaagttcctctgaaaaagtaatgaattactagttactaattacatattcaatagtgtaattagattactgtacaaattacactctccaaaaagtatttaatttcttataactaattactttctatatcctacatcaaccttgataagTTAAGTGATTAAAGGATAGACACGAAACGGCTCTctaaattcattcaaataaataaagtagtattattaactgaccaaagtattacaaatgtgagaattatacattaaagcacagattttaaagttagactttgaattttgatgtcaattccactattgcacacacatatacagtattacacacagtatttagtttgattacatcagaagtaactgtaattaaattacagaaaaaaagtaaGAGTAATCACTTTCTTGAATTACTTCTCCCTTGAAAAAgtgattaaattacagtaattaattactaagtaactagttacacccaacactgttcgcAACACTATAGGGTTCTGTTTGTAAAAGCTGACAGAGAAGTCAAAGTTACGGATTGCGAACAAATGGaactttattttaagtgttACCAGTGTACTATCCTATAATCTTGACATCCTCGCACTGATCTGTGTCCACAGGTGGCCATGCAGTTTATAACCATGTACAGTTATGAAGACATCGTGACGGCTAACATTGAGGGCAGCTCAGGGTCGGTGTGGAGAATCAGTCCGCCCAGCAGACAGGAGCTGATAAAAGAGCTGACCGGCAGCAACGGTGACATGACGCTGAGATTAGACTGGAACTTCCAAAGGTCAGTCAGAGGAGCGATTCTGAGTTTGCACGCTTCTCGTGAAGTGAATACACTCATTGTGCTTTGGTGTGTGTGTCTAAAGGGATCTTGGGAAGGGAGGAACGGTGGAATACACTTTTGACAAGCACACTATCAGTTTGGCACGAGGGAACCCGGTGAGAGCGGAGCTGGCTGAACTGCTTCTGGGTAACCGCACAGAGCCCGTGTAAGTCTACTGCGGCAAACATCTGTAGTCACatttagtgttttgtttgtcGGATGTTAATGTCATGTTGATGTGTTGCTTTCAGGTTGATACCTCACATGTTTCCAAACTACATCAGAGCACCGAGCGGTGCTGAAGCTAAAACAGTCACCCAGCTGTACGATGGTAAATACTCGTTTCCTAGAAAACCAATGcagttatttttgttatatccAACGATGAAAAAATGGAGAAGAAAACCTCGGAGAAGCCAGACTCAGCCAGgagggccagttctcctctgacacATTACAGCTGCACTCATTCACtcaaatttcatttttaatcaattctAATTAAAAgctactgagtaaatgtttttgaTGAATGAGGAAAGCCCCATAATCCTGAGAGAAGGGAAATAAACACTTATTAGCAACCAAGTGCAATTTGGAATAATCAAGTGCCATTTTGTTCTTAATCAAAGCTCCAAAGAGCACAGACATCCATCATTAAAGTGACGTATCGATCACTAAATAAGATCAAAGTATTATTTGTATTCTCTCACAATTGTTGTTtctcttcagaagacatttattagaCAAGTCATAGGCTTGACCTTTAATGATGGATATTTGGGACATTGTTGGAGTTTCGCCATGTTGACCCCATATAGGCAACATTTTGTATGAAATTACTCATTCGTGTTTTAACTAAAGAAAGGTCACATACATCTGagatgacatgaggatgagtaagaGATGTTTTTCATACTTCAGCGACTTATTTTCTCGTTTCTGCGTTTGGTCAGGTGGTGAGGACGGATATCAGGATGTGACTTTGTCTCTGATGAGAGACGCGTCTCTGAACGGAAGCGGCGCACCGGAGTGGTGGGACATCAGCATCGCCTACTGCCGAGTGTCATGTGACGTCTTACCCATGATTATTTTCAATGATAAAGTGAGCCCGCCGAGTCTGGGCTTCCTTGCTGGATACGGGTGAGCAGAGCGCGTTCATTTCATCATTGTCGAAATAAACATCAGCTGATGATTAAACCTTTTATGCATGACATTTGTGGATTTATTTCAAATGGCACATGGTTGCTAATAAAGTGTGGCGTTGCGTTCCTCTTCTCTCAGGATTATGGGGCTGTACGTGTCAGTGGTGTTGGTCATCGGCAAGTTCGTCCGAGGCTTTTTCAGCGAGATCTCTTACTCCATCATGTTCGAGGAACTGCCCTGCGTGAACCGCATCCTCAAACTCTGCATGGACATTTTCCTGGTGCGGGAAACCGGAGAATTGGAGCTGGAGGAGGAGCTGTACTCGAAACTCATCTTCCTGTATCGCTCTCCAGAGACCATGATCAAATGGACTGCCGACAAGACTCGAGACTGAAAGGGTGTTTACAAAATTTCCCGATGTTCACTCGGCTTCAAGGCCGGATGGATGCCTGTGGCACCACGGATCGTTCAACGTCTTATGAACTTTAAGAGTCTATAGCCATTTCTCCAATGATGTGGAGCTTCCCTGACGGACAGTAAAGACTGAGTTTCTCTTGGAGACGTTGAGCTTACATGCATCATTTTGATTGAACTTTAACAACGTTAAAATCAGCGTTAACGTGACAGTCGAGCTGTAGGACCTGAGGACACTACATACAGACCGTCCAAACGTCCAGCGCACATACATCAGACATGTCCTGGTAGGACCTGGAAACGCAAACACTATTGAGGGTGAATCACGGAAACGGTCAACACTACGTCCAGGTCTTATTTCACcaccaaaatcaaaagaaaagtGTCGTTTTATTTTAGGACGTTTTTTCATTTCATGTCTATTCTAGCCGTAATGCACACTCGTGACACTACAACAAATTCCATATGGTGTATAAAAAGTTTACAATGTCTTGTTACTATCTTTGGGGGGGTGAAATGTGACCCGGTGCGTGTACTTTTGTCTGTTTTCGCTACTGCAGCCAAATTGTTTACAAGCCAAAGAGAGCCATTTAGTATTCTTTCTGGTTTTACAAATTGTGATCAAGACAACACTTGAAGACATTTCATGTGGTTTCCTAATAATAAAGCTGGTCAGGTCACAGCTGTTTTACTTTAGGAAGAAGATAATTCTGACATTTTCATTCGCTGCCTGCTGGAATGCTGCGCTTCGCCATCTTGGCCATCGGGATGACGTCTGGATTTGAAATTGTAAATGTCTTAAGTGCACACGTCGTGTAATTGTTGTGCCAACTTTGATCTGTAATGGCTGGAATGATTTTCACTGTATGGTTACACAAAGAGCATGTACTTCAGAAATCATGAATGTTGCCCATCTGCACAAATAAATGACTATTAATGACCGTGTCAGCTCTCTGTGATCACATATAAAGCAAGATTATTCAGCTTGAGAGAGAAATATATAAATCAATGtttaatgacaaaataaatggtttaaatagAATTTTAATAACTATTACGTCACAGAAGAATCCAGAGATGCATTATAAAAGCAGATAATATGAGAACATCTCATGTAGAAATAAATCCATTTACATTCAAACCAAACATATGCtattcttcatcatcatcatcatccaaaAGATATTCGCTGATTTGCATTTTCATGCGAGATCTGTGGAGAGATACAGGTAAGACTTGAGCACATGATACAGATCAAACAGCATCACTCATAACCCGACCAATCAAAACAGAGCATCAATTCTCACCGTGTCTCGCGTTTCTCAGCTTCTGTTGTAATGTACGGCGGCAGTGTGTTTACCACTTCCTGAAACAAACCATAAACTCACATATTTCTcatgttatttatgtttttaaaggtttaaaaaaatgaataaatgcatccTTTATACATGGATAAGTAGCAACAGCATCCGAAATATACATGTTTCAGTCTCTCAAGGTTAGAAAAGTATTTTAAAGCGATTCATTTATAGAATAATAATTAGTGAAAAGATGAAGTAAAAagcattgtttattatttcgTATTCTTCTCTTAAGGTTACATTAAATCTAATGATTCGCATGTTAgcacaattcaattcaaattcatttcTATTAGCTTGTTAAGTGGTGACGTACGGAATACAATTTTCgggtccaagcatctattcatttcaagcggAGCTACAGCTTATGGCTGgaacacactacaagacttttaaaatctgttttaaaatttgtttgacttaaaaaaatcatttggtTGTTCTATCTGACTTCTGGACCCCACTGTATCTGAATGAAACTCAGGCCGCTGGATAGTTCACTCCAAACGAACATTTCTGTCATTACTTCCCCAACTTCATGTCTTACCCGTACGGCTttatatcttctgcagaacacacaagaagatattttgaagaacgacggcaaccaaacaacattgagccttcttacattgtatggacacaaaacggccaatttctccaaatatcttattttgagTCATATACCGATTTCGAATGACACGAGGacgaataaatgacagaattttcattttttgcgtTAAACTGTCCGAGTGCAGAGCATTTCTGTCAAACTCACCACATCTTTGACAGTGAGTCTACAGCTGTAACACAAAAGCGTCTTCAAGTCCTCATACAGAAGAGACCTGAAACACATTCACAAGAATCACAAACGTCAACGCACGTCTTGATTTCATTCAAAGACGACTAAAAATGGCGTCTGTCCTCCACCTGTTGTAGGAGCACGAGCCTGTGGATACACAGCCCTGACCTTCACCACAACACCTCGCTGCATTCAGACCATCAGAagattcctgaggtttgatccGAGACAACCGCTCGGACACCAGAGTAGCATGGAAGGCGGACGCTTCATCTGGGAAAAAAACGATCTGGTCTACATAAACGATCATCTTGTATTCGCTATAAAACCAGTTAGCGTCAGCAGCTACACGAGCATAAACAACACGCTATTTGGTGTGAAACTTACCCACATTAGTGTCTATAGCACAGAGACATAGCAAACACTTGGAGGCGGGTTCTTGACTCTGTTGAGGTAAAGCCGTATGAAGCTTCTCACTTGTTCTGGAAAGAAACCAGCGAGACTATATTCAGATGAACCCATCTCTCGGTTACCAAGAACGCATGTGATGAACGACGGTTGCGTCACCTGTAGATGGTGCTAACAGTGGAGGGAAAATCTGACTGCAGGTTGGTGACGAAACTCTCGGTTAGACGCTGCATACTGGCTTTATTAGGAGTCTGAAAGGACGGTGGAGTTCAAGTCAAACACGGTCAAACAAACATGGCTTCAGAAACGTCCGAAATCAAAGACTGAGGAACATTATTCTCGCTCGGACGACACTCACTTTGGTATCCAGGCTGGGAATAAACACAGAGGGCACATGAAACATCCTGCTGTAGAAGACGATCTCTTTAGATGAATAATCTCTCATGGGCCGCACGATCACCACGTCCCCGTACCGCGCGTCTGAGAAACCCTTCAGAAACATCCCACGTCAGCTCTGAGCGTTCGTGCAGTTTCAACACACGGGTGGATGAGACGATACTCACGGTGTCTGACGCCAGCGCCGCTCCACGACCCAGAGCCATGTTACCGAGCAGCTTTACGGCCAGACGTGAACAGCTGTCGCCCATCATGACCTTTGAGTAACCGTTCACACGGGCCGTGTGCAGGATCAGGTGCTGTCTGTTCCAAAACACAAGCAGCTCATTAAAACCTCCAAATGAGAGAAAACCACACATAATCCACAGCTGGACATACACAGTACACGGTGGACAAAAACGTATGTTGTACATAcatatatagacagacagacatagtTACAGTTATTCAGTTTAAATGGTTAGTTTTAATGGCTGAATGTTGTGCTTCATCTCTGAGAGAAGTTGAATGTGCTGGCTCAATTTGTTCGTTTCAGTTTACTATTTGCCTAATAAATGAcaattacattttagttttaaagttttttgtGTATAGATACAAGCAGAATACGCTGATAAAGGGTAatgagcagtgttgggcaagttactctgaaaaagtaatgaattactagttactaattacatattcaatagtgcaactaaatactttttggagggagtcatttgtacagtaatctaatttcttattactaattacttactctatatcctatatcaaccttgattagttaagtgattcaagaatagacatgaaacggctcttttaattcattcaggtagcctttgaattttgatgtcaattccactattgcacaaacacatatattacacacagtatttagtttaattacatcagaagaaactgtaattaaattactttttcaagggcaaagtaattaaattacagtaactaattacttagtagttacacccaacactggtcttgACACAACAAttcttaatatttaataatgcaTCATACTGCCAAAATATGAATGGACATACAGTAAAGCGGTGGGTCGAAAACTGAAATTGCTTTCTTATATCACAGAATCTGAGACTGAGAGAAAATTCAGTTcaattcatgtttatttaagTAAAATCTGCTGTGACATTCGGTCTACCGGTCAAATGTTTAGGATcaattgacaaaaatgtttctcatgatctttaaaatctgaaagtgtatgtttcaatgtttgaaatttttattgaaatatatatatatttttatttatatgtatattaaaaaCTGATTCTATATTAAATCCTATATTTAAAACTGATAGTTATGAGTGACGATAATCAAATGGTGTGAAAGTGTCCGTATCTCTTCAGCTGTAAACATTTTATGTGACTCACATTCTTAAAGAgaaagttcaccaaaaaatgaaaattctgtcatcatttactcaccctcagattgtttcaaacctaaaTAAATTTCTctgttgtgctgaacacaaaggaagatatttaaacaaaaaaactcaTCCTCCATTTATTGCCATAGCAGGGGAAATAAATACtgtggcagtcaatgggggatgagatctgtttggttactgacgttcttacaaatatcttcctttgtgttcagcagaacagagaaatgtacacagctttggaacaacctgagggagagtaaataatgacagaactgtCCCAAAGATTAAACTAAGATTCAGTTCTGCCGTTATGACTCGAGACACAGATCAGACCCGAAGgccaaaatgaaagaaaaccagCAGTGTACCACAAAGAACATTTAGAAAAATGACTGTATAGAgcatgtgaagctgacgtcacgccctatgttgcatgttgcagtggcgccgccatcttgggaggatcatactccgtTGCTATTACTGTTTTGAtttgtaccgttacttgttttgtttgatatatggagaaatcggaactgtttcctgaacgactctgcgtaatgctattgcagtttttaacacagcaagaccaacctaccatagttatatttcctaatcaaacaagaaaaacaaaacactgcattgaaagcactagcagccatcctcccaagatggcgcaacattcaacgcagCGTGatgtcgattaacaagctctctACATGA
This region of Triplophysa rosa linkage group LG1, Trosa_1v2, whole genome shotgun sequence genomic DNA includes:
- the ctu2 gene encoding cytoplasmic tRNA 2-thiolation protein 2, whose protein sequence is MCQVDEEYNGLENIQEKTPVPTLNKKCVKCKEETAVLIIRVSDAFCRSCFKEYFIHKFRAMLGKNRVIFPQEKVLLAVSGGSASCAMLSQVQEGLSRDAPKKLRFVPGIIYIDEGGACGLSSDERQRSVTQLKKIFTETGFPYFIVCLEQVFSLPTSVLVPRTSDPDRSDASYKEAVDEFIREKQEVTSGVDQLGLDDSACSPEHTLSLHRLFSSIQTLTAKEDMLHTLRQHLILHTARVNGYSKVMMGDSCSRLAVKLLGNMALGRGAALASDTGFSDARYGDVVIVRPMRDYSSKEIVFYSRMFHVPSVFIPSLDTKTPNKASMQRLTESFVTNLQSDFPSTVSTIYRTSEKLHTALPQQSQEPASKCLLCLCAIDTNVDEASAFHATLVSERLSRIKPQESSDGLNAARCCGEGQGCVSTGSCSYNRSLLYEDLKTLLCYSCRLTVKDVEVVNTLPPYITTEAEKRETRSRMKMQISEYLLDDDDDEE